A single window of Paenibacillus sp. FSL H8-0537 DNA harbors:
- a CDS encoding S-layer homology domain-containing protein yields the protein MNSLNTKLKRFISTTLAFLLIFNASFFVNLQKIHAETATNLALNKSVTVSGTFNTYVGSNAVDGNNTTFWSQNNTTTGGYITIDLGTQTNFNAWEMYRGWYISGIELQVSSNGVNFSKINDPNAADTMTPTSYYNSGMKAFSSPVTARYVKLVITSNYDNYFRVYEFSLYNLSAPSAPLNVSAVGGVNQARVSFNPPASNGGAAIKSYTVTSSPGNITASGTTSPITVTGLPAGDYTFSVQAANIAAKSSSSEDSNSVTVTAPMSPEATPSAGIDYTAEQLTGLESAGAYTINGTAVTVDGNGKVAIDGNWLGTTVNVVKKGNGTTKTDSAAQTLSLPARPSTPTAEKTDETSISGNNGTLTNVTAAMEYKKGAASSWTDVTGTSVTGLAPDTYSVRVKATSSAFASVAQTVTIAAFIATQEATPSAGIDYAAEQLTGLESAGAYTINGTAVTVDGNGKVAIDGNWLGTTVNVVKKGNGTTKTDSAAQTLSLPARPSTPTAEKTDETSISGNNGTLTNVTAAMEYKKGAASSWTDVTGTSVTGLAPDTYSVRVKATSSAFASVAQTVTIAAFIATQEATPSAGIDYAAEQLTGLESAGAYTINGTAVTVDGNGKVAIDGNWLGTTVNVVKKGNGTTKTDSAAQTLSLPVRPSAPVDITVTDTTYNGANDGSILNVNVTMDFKKGNTEIWTNITGTSVAGLEPGIYYVRVIASESAFASIPAQVTIHESDATIPAAPNVSADDVNNVIIGLDTTMEFSVDSGAFVRYDGTNMPQLSGEHTVQVRVAASGSVPAGPSTTLSFTTNASVPAGGLTVIASDPAGAANDGKTQITVTPAADGDYRRVYFNFGNGTVNVPNVGDTLTGYLTVPGDRMIPAANGDKIGVAEVDAQGQVLKFGQTAAIVIAEQSPPQPTNGASSGTASSNEESVDVLVNGKIENAGKATTTDSGGVKITTVAIDPVKLQTKLDAEGVNAVVTIPVKSASNVIVGELNGQMVKNMEDLSATLTLQTNRGTYTLPAKEINIDELAGKLGTNVKLEDIQLKIMVAQTPDTMGKVLENAAAKGEFSVVVPALDFTVTGTYGGKTVEVTTFNIYVERIVALPDGIDPNRITTGIVVDADGTVRHVPTKIVSIDGKFYAQINSLTNSTYTVVWHPLEFSDVAEHWAKDAVNDMGSRMVIEGTGGGLFSPDRDITRAEFAAILVRGLGLKPQNASTAFADVKTSDWYNSAISTALAYQLISGFEDGTFRPNDKITREQAMTILSRAMTITGLTTKLSVQSEEVTLRPFEDASTVSGWAYGSVADSLQAGLVSGRNATMLAPKASITRAEVATLIQRLLQISDLI from the coding sequence ATGAACTCACTAAATACTAAGCTCAAAAGATTCATCTCAACAACTTTGGCATTTTTACTCATATTTAACGCTTCGTTCTTTGTGAATTTGCAAAAGATTCATGCAGAAACCGCGACGAACTTGGCATTGAACAAGTCGGTGACGGTAAGTGGCACTTTTAATACTTACGTGGGAAGTAACGCAGTAGATGGCAATAATACTACGTTCTGGTCTCAAAACAATACAACCACAGGGGGCTATATAACGATCGATTTAGGTACACAGACGAACTTTAATGCATGGGAAATGTATCGTGGTTGGTACATTTCGGGTATCGAATTGCAAGTCAGTTCGAATGGCGTAAACTTTTCTAAGATCAACGACCCGAATGCTGCGGATACGATGACTCCAACCTCGTATTATAACTCGGGCATGAAGGCTTTTTCATCCCCAGTTACTGCGAGATATGTCAAGCTTGTTATTACCTCTAATTACGATAACTATTTTAGAGTATATGAATTCAGCCTCTACAACCTGTCAGCACCTAGCGCTCCGTTGAACGTTAGTGCTGTAGGTGGCGTTAATCAGGCGAGGGTATCCTTTAATCCTCCAGCAAGCAACGGTGGTGCCGCGATTAAGAGCTACACGGTTACTTCCTCACCGGGCAACATTACTGCGTCGGGCACTACCAGTCCGATTACGGTGACAGGTCTACCCGCAGGAGACTACACGTTCTCGGTTCAAGCGGCGAATATAGCGGCAAAGAGCTCCAGTTCCGAGGATTCTAACTCCGTTACGGTAACCGCTCCGATGTCACCGGAAGCGACACCGTCGGCGGGAATCGACTACACGGCTGAGCAGCTGACGGGACTAGAGTCAGCTGGCGCCTACACCATTAACGGAACAGCGGTGACGGTGGACGGCAATGGTAAGGTGGCGATCGACGGCAATTGGTTGGGCACAACCGTGAACGTCGTGAAGAAGGGCAATGGCACGACAAAGACCGACAGCGCGGCACAGACGCTAAGCCTGCCGGCTCGCCCGTCGACACCGACCGCTGAAAAAACGGACGAGACGTCCATAAGCGGGAACAACGGCACGCTGACGAACGTGACGGCGGCGATGGAGTACAAGAAGGGGGCGGCTAGCAGCTGGACGGATGTAACCGGCACGAGTGTAACAGGACTGGCACCGGATACGTACTCCGTGCGCGTCAAAGCGACGTCATCGGCATTTGCGTCTGTTGCGCAGACGGTGACAATCGCGGCATTCATTGCGACGCAGGAAGCGACACCGTCGGCAGGAATCGACTATGCGGCTGAGCAGTTGACGGGACTGGAGTCAGCTGGTGCCTACACCATTAACGGAACAGCGGTGACGGTGGACGGCAATGGTAAGGTGGCGATCGACGGCAATTGGTTGGGCACAACCGTGAACGTCGTGAAGAAGGGCAATGGCACGACAAAGACCGACAGCGCGGCGCAGACGCTGAGTCTGCCGGCTCGCCCGTCGACACCGACCGCTGAAAAAACGGACGAGACGTCCATAAGCGGGAACAACGGCACGCTGACGAACGTGACGGCGGCGATGGAGTACAAGAAGGGGGCGGCTAGCAGCTGGACGGATGTAACCGGCACGAGTGTAACAGGACTGGCACCGGATACGTACTCCGTGCGCGTCAAAGCGACGTCATCGGCATTTGCGTCTGTTGCGCAGACGGTGACAATCGCGGCATTCATTGCGACGCAGGAAGCGACACCGTCGGCAGGAATCGACTATGCGGCTGAGCAGTTGACGGGACTGGAGTCAGCTGGTGCCTACACCATTAACGGAACAGCGGTGACGGTGGACGGCAATGGTAAGGTGGCGATCGACGGCAATTGGTTGGGCACAACCGTGAACGTCGTGAAGAAGGGCAATGGCACGACAAAGACCGACAGCGCGGCGCAGACGCTGAGTCTGCCAGTCCGTCCGTCAGCTCCAGTCGATATAACCGTGACGGATACCACTTATAACGGAGCTAATGACGGTTCGATTCTCAATGTGAATGTTACGATGGACTTCAAAAAAGGAAATACGGAAATATGGACGAATATAACCGGGACGTCGGTTGCCGGGCTGGAACCGGGCATCTACTACGTGCGAGTAATCGCATCGGAATCTGCGTTTGCTTCCATTCCCGCTCAAGTTACCATCCATGAATCGGATGCAACCATTCCAGCGGCACCGAATGTGAGTGCCGACGATGTGAACAATGTGATTATTGGTCTGGACACGACAATGGAATTCTCGGTTGACAGCGGAGCTTTCGTCCGATACGACGGAACCAATATGCCGCAGTTGAGCGGTGAACACACGGTTCAAGTGCGGGTGGCGGCCAGCGGCTCCGTTCCTGCTGGACCGTCTACAACGCTGAGCTTCACGACGAATGCTTCCGTTCCGGCTGGAGGCTTGACGGTGATAGCAAGTGATCCGGCTGGCGCGGCGAACGACGGCAAAACTCAGATTACGGTAACGCCTGCCGCCGACGGTGATTACAGGCGGGTCTACTTCAACTTCGGTAACGGCACTGTAAACGTACCGAATGTTGGCGACACGCTTACGGGATACCTGACCGTACCAGGCGACCGCATGATCCCTGCGGCGAACGGGGACAAGATTGGTGTAGCCGAGGTAGACGCGCAAGGTCAAGTCTTGAAGTTTGGTCAAACGGCGGCGATAGTGATTGCCGAGCAATCGCCTCCTCAACCTACGAACGGAGCATCGAGTGGAACGGCCAGTTCGAACGAAGAGTCGGTAGATGTACTGGTTAACGGCAAGATTGAAAATGCAGGAAAAGCGACAACGACTGATTCGGGTGGCGTCAAGATAACGACAGTCGCCATCGATCCGGTAAAGCTGCAGACAAAGCTGGATGCGGAGGGCGTCAATGCAGTCGTCACCATTCCGGTTAAGTCTGCGTCAAATGTCATTGTTGGTGAACTGAACGGTCAGATGGTTAAAAATATGGAGGACCTCTCAGCGACGCTCACTCTGCAGACGAACAGGGGAACCTATACGTTGCCGGCCAAGGAAATCAACATTGACGAATTAGCAGGGAAGCTCGGCACAAACGTGAAGCTGGAGGACATCCAATTAAAAATTATGGTTGCGCAAACGCCGGACACGATGGGGAAGGTGCTCGAGAATGCGGCGGCGAAGGGCGAGTTCTCCGTTGTCGTGCCCGCGCTGGACTTCACGGTTACGGGTACCTATGGCGGGAAAACAGTGGAAGTCACGACATTCAACATCTATGTTGAACGCATAGTGGCTTTGCCGGATGGCATTGATCCTAACCGAATTACAACGGGGATCGTCGTTGATGCGGACGGAACAGTGCGGCACGTACCGACTAAAATCGTATCGATTGATGGCAAGTTTTACGCTCAGATCAACAGTTTAACCAATAGTACGTACACGGTCGTCTGGCATCCGCTCGAATTCTCTGATGTCGCGGAACACTGGGCGAAGGATGCCGTTAACGATATGGGATCGCGGATGGTCATTGAGGGTACGGGCGGCGGACTGTTCAGTCCTGATCGCGATATTACCCGAGCTGAGTTTGCAGCCATTCTTGTACGCGGATTGGGGTTGAAACCGCAAAACGCGTCAACGGCTTTCGCTGACGTGAAGACATCGGACTGGTACAACAGTGCGATCAGCACGGCATTGGCGTATCAACTGATTAGCGGGTTTGAGGACGGAACGTTCCGACCGAACGACAAGATTACTAGAGAACAAGCGATGACGATTCTCTCCAGAGCGATGACGATTACCGGACTGACGACTAAGCTGTCCGTTCAATCAGAAGAGGTAACACTTCGTCCGTTTGAAGATGCGTCAACCGTATCCGGTTGGGCATACGGCAGCGTTGCAGACAGCTTGCAGGCTGGCCTAGTATCTGGACGAAACGCCACGATGCTTGCACCGAAGGCGTCTATTACCCGAGCTGAGGTTGCAACCCTTATTCAAAGACTTTTGCAAATTTCAGACCTGATTTAA